In one Deinococcus psychrotolerans genomic region, the following are encoded:
- a CDS encoding M42 family metallopeptidase: MKLDLDQLLTLSNLNGVPGREDAVREYVQQQLGGLVDDLRVDALGNLIAFRAGRDAPNGKVKERVMLSAHMDEIGFLVRYIDERGFLRLQPLGGFDPRNLFARNVTVQTRGGTLPGVLTPGGRPIHISNPEDRSKVPELRAFFVDLGLDAAAVRQQVRVGDMVTLDQQARRMGDLVVGKALDDRASVFMQLEVLRQLTGPPRHDLYAVFSTQEEVGLRGAVTAAYSVQPTIGIGLDVTLAVDTPGVEADEAVTRMGEGIGIKVYDSSMISTRWLVDEFVDLAEQAGVAYQLEVLSQGGTDGAAIQGSRSGVPTLTLSLPTRYIHSVTEAVHVSDLEAGVALLLAYLK; encoded by the coding sequence GTGAAACTCGATCTGGATCAACTACTGACACTCTCCAACCTCAACGGTGTGCCCGGACGCGAGGACGCCGTGCGGGAGTACGTCCAACAGCAACTCGGCGGCCTGGTGGACGATTTGCGCGTCGACGCTTTGGGCAACCTGATTGCCTTCCGGGCGGGCCGGGACGCGCCCAATGGCAAAGTCAAAGAGCGGGTGATGCTCAGCGCCCACATGGACGAGATCGGCTTTCTGGTGCGCTACATCGACGAGCGGGGCTTTTTGCGCCTCCAACCGCTGGGCGGCTTCGATCCGCGCAACCTGTTTGCCCGCAATGTGACGGTGCAGACGCGCGGCGGAACCTTGCCCGGCGTTCTGACTCCGGGAGGCCGCCCTATCCATATCTCCAACCCTGAAGACCGCAGCAAGGTGCCGGAACTGCGGGCCTTTTTTGTGGATTTGGGTCTGGACGCGGCGGCGGTGCGCCAGCAGGTGCGGGTTGGCGATATGGTCACGCTCGACCAGCAGGCGCGGCGGATGGGTGATTTGGTGGTGGGTAAGGCGCTCGACGACCGCGCCAGCGTTTTCATGCAGCTCGAAGTGCTGCGTCAGTTGACCGGCCCGCCACGCCACGACCTCTATGCGGTGTTCAGCACCCAAGAAGAAGTCGGGCTGCGCGGCGCAGTCACCGCCGCTTACAGCGTGCAGCCGACCATAGGCATCGGACTGGACGTGACGCTGGCCGTCGATACGCCGGGTGTCGAGGCGGACGAGGCGGTGACGCGGATGGGAGAAGGCATCGGCATCAAGGTCTACGACAGCAGCATGATCAGCACCCGCTGGCTGGTCGACGAGTTCGTGGACTTGGCTGAGCAAGCAGGCGTCGCGTATCAGTTGGAAGTGCTCTCGCAGGGCGGCACCGACGGCGCGGCCATTCAAGGCAGCCGCTCGGGAGTGCCGACGCTGACACTCAGTCTACCGACCCGTTACATCCACAGCGTCACCGAAGCGGTGCATGTCAGCGATCTGGAAGCGGGCGTCGCCTTGCTGCTGGCTTACCTGAAGTAA
- a CDS encoding FadR/GntR family transcriptional regulator, protein MTVYPVKRQKIPQSVADELLALIVRCEMLPGQKLPPERVLAGQLGVSRASLRDALARLEVLGHIGVRQGEGTFVQQPDAATLCLPFQGLLTRLPPQARDLLAFRQMIEPEVAALAALHASAAQLAAINDCLERQETAKQSQQPLGAEDLIFHALIAQASGNSVVVAALNTLQHLLLHLRERLLVGNQPGLTVQQHRDIFEAIAARSPERARLTMSTHLDSVIRTAPDAYSSTGGSTHA, encoded by the coding sequence GTGACGGTCTACCCGGTCAAACGACAAAAAATCCCTCAAAGCGTAGCTGATGAATTGCTCGCGCTGATTGTGCGCTGTGAGATGCTGCCCGGCCAGAAATTGCCGCCGGAGCGGGTGCTGGCTGGACAACTCGGCGTTTCGCGGGCCAGTTTGCGCGACGCGCTAGCGCGTTTGGAAGTGCTGGGCCATATTGGCGTGCGGCAAGGCGAGGGCACTTTCGTGCAGCAGCCTGACGCGGCCACGCTGTGCTTGCCGTTTCAGGGCCTGCTAACCCGCTTGCCGCCGCAGGCCCGCGATCTGCTGGCGTTTCGGCAGATGATCGAGCCGGAGGTGGCTGCCCTCGCCGCGCTGCATGCCAGCGCCGCGCAGCTGGCAGCCATCAACGACTGCTTGGAGCGTCAGGAGACGGCCAAGCAGTCCCAGCAGCCACTGGGCGCGGAAGACTTGATCTTTCACGCCCTGATTGCTCAGGCGTCGGGCAACAGCGTGGTGGTCGCGGCGCTGAACACCTTGCAGCACCTGCTGCTTCATCTGCGTGAGCGCCTGCTGGTGGGAAACCAGCCCGGCCTGACCGTGCAGCAGCACCGCGACATCTTTGAAGCCATCGCCGCCCGATCGCCCGAACGGGCCCGCCTCACCATGTCCACTCACTTAGACAGCGTCATTCGCACCGCTCCCGACGCCTATTCATCCACTGGAGGTTCTACTCATGCCTAA
- a CDS encoding sensor histidine kinase has product MTAPRPDQENQLEMSQLQNIVDVSTDCIKVLDLDAHLLSMNAGGMVTMEIGDFSLCQHQRWPSFWEGEARLQVERALEAARAGEASVFEGPAQTFAGTPKWWEVRISPIRDQGGTVTKLLAISRDITARKTAEFRLQESEARLRAQAELLSLQASQNEQALFAFVRFTTKVASSTDSELLATAASDVLREVIGGAMSGFYLIQGDTAHPLMFSSNTPPEVQALRRPGLSVQYPLIQQALEQRRAAFAEHDQARQQSVGYASALSIIPYFRQGQPYALFATGIDRSSWSARERAIIESVGNGLGLALERAGQARQLIAQRDMLQAANEELEAFAYSVSHDLRTPVRHIVSFGALLRRSLPEQLDAKTQRYFNVVETAAVTLNQLIDGMLDLSRTSRQPLEAGQVDLSRLLGAARQEIGAAEPSRQITWQVAQLPVVTGDAALLRRVMSALLSNAVKYTRPREEAVIEVWAEEREQSWAVFVRDNGVGFDPRYKGKLFTVFQRLHRQEDFEGAGVSLANARRIMARHGGVMTADGQIEKGATFGFILPKAASDWAELAH; this is encoded by the coding sequence ATGACGGCCCCACGCCCTGACCAAGAGAACCAGTTGGAGATGAGTCAGCTTCAAAACATCGTCGACGTCAGCACCGACTGCATTAAAGTGCTTGATCTCGACGCCCACCTGCTCTCGATGAATGCTGGCGGGATGGTCACCATGGAGATCGGCGACTTCAGTCTTTGCCAGCACCAACGCTGGCCGAGCTTCTGGGAAGGAGAGGCCCGCCTTCAGGTCGAACGTGCCCTCGAAGCGGCCAGAGCGGGAGAAGCTTCGGTCTTTGAGGGGCCAGCCCAGACGTTTGCGGGGACGCCCAAGTGGTGGGAAGTCCGGATCTCACCGATTCGGGATCAAGGCGGCACCGTCACCAAGTTGCTGGCGATCTCACGCGACATCACCGCCCGCAAGACAGCCGAATTCCGGCTTCAAGAAAGTGAAGCGCGTCTGCGGGCCCAGGCTGAGTTGCTCAGTCTTCAGGCCAGCCAGAATGAACAGGCCCTGTTCGCTTTCGTGCGCTTCACGACGAAGGTGGCGAGCAGCACGGATTCTGAGCTGCTCGCCACCGCCGCGTCGGACGTGCTCAGAGAGGTGATCGGCGGGGCCATGAGCGGGTTTTACCTGATTCAGGGAGACACCGCCCATCCGCTGATGTTCTCCAGCAACACCCCGCCGGAAGTTCAGGCGCTCCGGCGGCCCGGGTTATCTGTTCAGTATCCCCTGATTCAGCAAGCGCTGGAACAACGCCGGGCCGCTTTTGCCGAGCACGACCAGGCCCGTCAGCAGTCGGTGGGCTACGCCAGTGCGCTGAGTATCATCCCCTACTTCCGGCAAGGCCAGCCGTATGCGCTGTTCGCCACCGGGATTGACCGCTCCAGTTGGTCGGCGCGGGAACGGGCCATCATCGAGTCTGTCGGCAACGGTTTAGGTCTGGCGCTGGAACGTGCTGGGCAGGCTCGGCAACTGATTGCCCAGCGCGACATGCTTCAGGCGGCCAATGAAGAACTCGAAGCCTTTGCCTATTCGGTCTCGCATGATCTGCGTACCCCGGTGCGCCACATCGTCAGCTTCGGGGCGCTGCTGCGCCGTTCCCTGCCCGAGCAGTTGGACGCCAAGACCCAGCGGTACTTCAACGTGGTGGAAACGGCCGCCGTTACCCTCAACCAGTTGATTGACGGCATGCTCGACCTCTCGCGCACTTCACGTCAGCCGCTTGAGGCCGGGCAGGTCGATCTGAGTCGCCTACTCGGCGCGGCGCGTCAGGAGATCGGGGCCGCCGAACCCTCACGCCAGATCACCTGGCAAGTCGCCCAGTTGCCGGTGGTCACGGGCGACGCCGCTTTGCTGCGCCGGGTGATGAGCGCCCTGCTGAGCAACGCCGTGAAGTACACCCGGCCACGCGAGGAGGCAGTGATCGAGGTGTGGGCCGAGGAGCGTGAGCAGAGTTGGGCCGTGTTTGTGCGCGACAACGGCGTGGGTTTTGATCCGCGCTACAAAGGCAAGCTGTTTACCGTTTTTCAGCGCCTGCACCGTCAAGAAGACTTTGAGGGTGCAGGAGTGAGTCTCGCCAACGCCCGGCGGATCATGGCCCGGCACGGGGGAGTGATGACCGCAGATGGTCAGATCGAGAAGGGAGCGACCTTCGGCTTTATCTTGCCGAAAGCGGCGAGTGATTGGGCTGAGCTGGCCCATTGA
- a CDS encoding ABC transporter permease — protein sequence MTTTLSKTPPPLKRRLPAPLRRFLKNKLAVIGLFVLLVFAVAALLAPQVAPFDPAQIFFSDLRAAPNSVHPFGADELGRDIFSRVVYGARVSLSAGLISVSLALVFGASIGLIAGYIGGWLDDVLMRFVDALLSLPFLVLAIALAAILGPSLQNTMIAIAIVTAPAFARITRGEVLSQRERDYVQAAQALGAGDGRLITRHLLPNISGALIVQTSLAIANAILAEASLSFLGLGIQPPAPSWGSMLNAARGYLTDAPWMALFPGIAIFLAVLAFNLIGDGLREALDPRSQKS from the coding sequence ATGACCACAACGCTTTCCAAGACGCCGCCTCCGCTCAAGCGCCGTCTGCCCGCTCCACTGCGGCGTTTCCTCAAAAACAAGCTGGCCGTGATCGGGTTGTTCGTGCTGCTGGTTTTCGCGGTGGCGGCGCTGCTGGCTCCACAGGTGGCCCCCTTCGACCCCGCTCAGATTTTTTTCTCTGATCTGCGGGCCGCTCCCAACAGCGTGCACCCGTTCGGGGCCGACGAGTTGGGGCGCGACATCTTCTCGCGGGTGGTCTACGGAGCGCGGGTGTCGCTGAGCGCCGGGCTGATCTCGGTGTCTTTGGCACTCGTTTTCGGCGCGAGCATCGGCCTGATCGCCGGCTATATCGGCGGTTGGCTGGACGACGTGCTGATGCGCTTCGTAGACGCGCTGCTCTCGCTGCCGTTCTTGGTGCTGGCGATTGCGCTGGCGGCCATTCTCGGCCCCAGTTTGCAAAACACCATGATCGCTATTGCCATCGTGACCGCGCCCGCCTTTGCCCGCATCACGCGCGGCGAGGTGCTGTCACAGCGCGAGCGCGATTATGTACAGGCCGCGCAGGCGCTGGGCGCCGGCGACGGCCGCCTGATCACCCGCCACCTGCTGCCCAACATCAGCGGAGCGCTGATTGTGCAGACCTCGCTGGCGATCGCCAACGCCATTTTGGCCGAGGCCAGCTTGTCCTTTTTGGGCCTCGGCATTCAGCCGCCTGCACCGAGTTGGGGCTCTATGCTCAACGCGGCACGCGGCTACCTCACCGACGCGCCGTGGATGGCTTTGTTTCCCGGTATTGCTATTTTTCTGGCGGTGCTGGCCTTCAACCTGATCGGTGACGGCCTACGCGAAGCGCTCGATCCACGCAGCCAAAAATCCTGA
- a CDS encoding sugar-binding protein, producing MKKRCWPALMLSLFACAAGAQTAATPAAPSPMYSGPGSYGGTVSGTDLMDVDLMFIGAHPDDDGGVGGILARYLLDGGYKGTVVTLTGGEGGGNATGRETGRALGLIREEEERRSLAMLGVNSPHFLGLRDFYFTLSAEETLAKWGGPAFVCDVVRLVRLRRPEVIVTMWPGPGTHGQHQMAARAATLAYATAGDPATCPEQLKEGLQPFTPLKLYYYPNSAADTTVSIPTDDVSRTARIRYADLKNIAQYNYRTQGWDTFSTLPAKTAGPETFMLVASRVATPAQETSLLTGALTPSGSSPAGVRLEVQPATYDIGAGQAAPVTVKLTNTTGKAMTSVMLALSAPVGWTVSAAPAAKDLQPGETASATFQVTAPSAAAAERSTLTGSYSAAQDGQAITGRAGNFVRPLPAVVATFAPTFDVAAYQDFARQTGTDWVIGSLPTRLALALGQKSPVGVTVTNRSNAAVSGKLDLKLPAGITLSGDTSYQLAAGQSKTLALQMEATSAALPAGRQSALLPVSLDTGSFADTANAYVLPTLTIPRLSKAPVIDGDLSDMQAGADGQIGPDDLWWKAKPDNAADASGKFKLGYDDTYLYVGMNVKDDVVSCNIAPDDIKAQLRSDAIGVTVDPSGSSKDTSTTMQAAAFPCTTAGFGARGFRDADANQGVMEETAPGMQVASKKVDGGYDIEFRLPWAAMPKVPKPGDTIGLNLVMYDGDQADARVGANISQSGLAWAAFSWGGKQALPYLWPRVTLGQ from the coding sequence ATGAAAAAACGTTGTTGGCCCGCTTTGATGCTTTCGCTCTTCGCTTGCGCCGCCGGCGCACAGACTGCCGCTACGCCCGCCGCGCCCAGTCCCATGTACAGCGGCCCCGGTTCCTACGGCGGCACGGTCAGCGGAACGGATCTGATGGACGTAGACCTGATGTTCATCGGCGCTCACCCTGACGACGACGGCGGCGTGGGCGGCATTCTGGCCCGCTACCTGCTCGACGGCGGCTACAAGGGCACGGTGGTGACCCTGACCGGCGGTGAGGGCGGCGGCAACGCCACAGGCCGCGAAACGGGCCGCGCCCTGGGCCTGATCCGCGAGGAAGAGGAGCGCCGCTCGCTGGCGATGCTGGGCGTCAACAGCCCACACTTTCTGGGCCTGCGCGACTTTTACTTCACGCTGTCGGCTGAAGAAACGCTTGCCAAATGGGGCGGCCCGGCTTTTGTGTGCGACGTGGTGCGGCTGGTGCGGCTGCGCCGTCCTGAAGTCATCGTGACCATGTGGCCCGGCCCCGGCACCCACGGTCAGCACCAGATGGCCGCCCGTGCCGCCACGCTGGCCTACGCCACGGCGGGCGATCCGGCGACTTGCCCCGAGCAGCTCAAAGAGGGCCTGCAACCCTTCACGCCCCTCAAGCTCTACTACTACCCCAACAGCGCCGCCGATACGACCGTCTCTATTCCGACCGACGACGTTTCGCGCACCGCCCGTATCCGTTACGCCGATCTCAAGAACATCGCCCAGTACAACTACCGCACGCAGGGTTGGGACACTTTTTCCACGCTGCCCGCCAAGACGGCTGGCCCCGAAACGTTCATGCTGGTGGCCTCACGCGTCGCCACGCCTGCTCAGGAAACCTCTCTGCTGACCGGAGCGCTCACCCCCAGCGGCTCCTCGCCCGCCGGCGTGCGGCTGGAAGTGCAGCCCGCCACCTACGATATCGGTGCGGGGCAAGCCGCTCCGGTAACCGTCAAACTGACCAACACGACTGGCAAGGCCATGACCAGCGTGATGCTGGCCCTGAGCGCCCCGGTGGGCTGGACGGTTTCGGCGGCCCCGGCAGCCAAAGACCTCCAGCCCGGCGAGACGGCCAGCGCCACCTTTCAAGTCACGGCCCCGTCAGCCGCCGCCGCCGAGCGCAGCACCTTGACCGGCAGCTACAGCGCCGCGCAGGACGGTCAGGCCATCACAGGTCGTGCGGGCAATTTCGTGCGTCCGCTGCCTGCTGTCGTCGCCACCTTCGCGCCCACCTTCGACGTGGCGGCCTATCAGGACTTTGCGCGTCAGACCGGCACCGACTGGGTGATCGGCTCGCTGCCGACCCGCTTGGCGCTGGCGCTGGGCCAAAAATCCCCGGTGGGCGTCACCGTCACCAACCGCAGCAACGCCGCCGTGAGCGGCAAACTAGACCTCAAACTGCCTGCTGGAATCACGCTGTCGGGAGACACCAGCTATCAGTTGGCCGCCGGACAGAGCAAGACGCTGGCCCTTCAGATGGAAGCCACGTCCGCCGCTTTGCCTGCCGGACGCCAAAGTGCCCTGCTTCCTGTCAGCTTAGACACCGGCTCGTTTGCCGACACCGCCAACGCTTACGTGCTGCCCACCCTGACCATTCCGCGCCTGAGCAAAGCGCCCGTCATCGACGGCGATTTGAGCGATATGCAGGCTGGAGCAGACGGACAGATCGGCCCGGATGATTTGTGGTGGAAGGCCAAGCCCGACAACGCCGCCGACGCCAGCGGCAAATTCAAGCTCGGCTACGATGACACCTACCTGTACGTGGGTATGAACGTCAAGGACGATGTGGTGTCCTGCAACATTGCCCCCGACGACATCAAAGCCCAGCTCCGCTCGGACGCCATCGGCGTGACGGTCGATCCCAGCGGCTCCAGCAAAGACACGTCCACCACCATGCAGGCCGCCGCATTTCCCTGCACCACCGCCGGATTCGGTGCACGCGGCTTCCGTGACGCCGACGCCAACCAGGGCGTGATGGAAGAGACGGCTCCCGGCATGCAGGTGGCCTCCAAGAAGGTGGACGGCGGCTATGACATCGAATTCCGCTTGCCCTGGGCCGCCATGCCCAAGGTGCCCAAGCCCGGCGACACCATCGGCCTCAATCTGGTGATGTACGACGGCGATCAGGCCGACGCCCGCGTGGGCGCGAACATCAGTCAGAGTGGACTGGCCTGGGCGGCGTTCTCGTGGGGTGGCAAGCAGGCGCTGCCTTACCTGTGGCCGCGTGTGACGCTGGGTCAATAA
- a CDS encoding ABC transporter substrate-binding protein gives MPKLKPLVLLGLSLSFAALINSASAVTVTVGLDADPPRLDPALSSALVDRQVMNQIFDKLVDLDVNLKVIPALATSWKVTNGGLLYTFKLKSGVKFTDGTVLDAAAVKYGIDRNRTLEGSVRKNELSSVKEVKVVDPQTVQIVLSQPYGPLLAVLTDRAGMIVSPTAAKKEGADFQNNPVGSGPFVFVSRVRQDNITLSANKNYWDGAPKIDKLIYRPFPDGDVRYANLLSGAVQTVTPIDPKDISKLEQNTKFSVMNYPGIGYQGVWFNVTRAPFNNKNFRQAVAATIDREAIAKSIFYGTVTPAAGPFPPGTSAASSAITVQKPNIALAKSKLGGKPLTFTLLTVPGSVTTQLAQVYQAMFAQAGITAKIEQVEFGTLLDRADKKDYDALMLGWSGRPDPDGNIYDFFVTGGSNNQAGYSNKTVDGLLAKARAQNAMSARIATYNVALSTIINDTPYTWVYFQGNQVASVKGLSGLKPIPDGILRFKDVELK, from the coding sequence ATGCCTAAACTCAAACCACTGGTTTTGCTCGGCCTCAGCCTCTCCTTCGCGGCCCTGATCAACTCGGCCTCGGCGGTCACCGTCACCGTGGGCCTAGACGCCGATCCGCCGCGCCTCGACCCGGCACTGTCCAGCGCACTGGTTGACCGGCAAGTGATGAACCAGATTTTTGACAAGCTGGTGGATTTAGACGTGAATCTCAAGGTGATTCCGGCGCTGGCAACGTCTTGGAAGGTTACGAACGGCGGCCTGCTCTACACCTTCAAGCTGAAGAGCGGCGTGAAATTTACCGACGGTACTGTACTGGACGCTGCCGCCGTCAAATACGGCATAGACCGCAACCGGACGCTGGAAGGCAGCGTGCGCAAAAACGAGCTTTCCAGCGTCAAAGAAGTCAAGGTCGTTGACCCGCAGACGGTTCAAATCGTTCTCTCGCAGCCGTATGGGCCGCTGCTGGCGGTGCTCACCGACCGCGCCGGCATGATCGTCTCGCCCACAGCGGCCAAGAAGGAGGGGGCAGATTTCCAAAACAACCCCGTGGGAAGCGGCCCCTTTGTCTTCGTCAGCCGGGTGCGCCAGGACAACATCACCCTCAGCGCCAACAAAAATTACTGGGACGGCGCACCCAAGATCGACAAGCTGATCTACCGCCCCTTCCCCGACGGCGACGTGCGGTACGCCAATTTGCTCTCAGGCGCGGTGCAGACTGTGACGCCGATTGACCCCAAAGACATCAGCAAGCTGGAGCAAAACACCAAATTCAGCGTGATGAACTACCCCGGCATCGGTTATCAGGGCGTCTGGTTCAACGTGACCCGCGCTCCGTTCAACAACAAGAATTTCCGGCAGGCGGTGGCGGCCACCATCGACCGCGAGGCGATTGCCAAGAGCATCTTCTACGGCACGGTCACGCCCGCCGCAGGGCCATTCCCACCCGGCACGTCCGCCGCGTCCTCGGCCATTACGGTTCAGAAGCCCAACATCGCGCTGGCCAAAAGCAAATTGGGCGGCAAGCCCCTGACCTTTACGCTCTTGACGGTGCCGGGGAGTGTGACCACCCAACTCGCTCAGGTCTATCAGGCTATGTTCGCGCAGGCCGGCATCACCGCCAAGATTGAGCAGGTCGAATTCGGCACGCTGCTCGACCGCGCCGACAAGAAGGATTACGACGCCCTGATGCTGGGCTGGAGCGGGCGACCCGACCCTGACGGCAACATCTACGACTTCTTCGTGACGGGCGGCAGCAACAACCAAGCCGGATACAGCAACAAGACCGTCGACGGTTTGCTGGCCAAAGCCCGCGCCCAAAACGCCATGTCGGCCCGCATCGCCACCTACAACGTCGCGCTGAGCACCATCATCAACGACACGCCCTACACTTGGGTCTATTTTCAAGGCAATCAGGTGGCGAGCGTCAAGGGTCTAAGCGGCCTCAAGCCCATTCCAGACGGGATTCTGCGCTTTAAAGACGTGGAACTGAAGTAA
- a CDS encoding ABC transporter permease, translating into MIAFALRRLLSAIPTLLIVTLIVFAMVKLLPGDPARLILGQEATPQALNELRRSLGLDRSLPQQYFSWLTGALRLDLGTSLTDNSSVSHLIAQKLPVTLELSLFAMLISLLISLPAGILSAVRRNTWIDRLLTLLALSGISLPNFFLGILLIYLFSIRLAWIPASGYTSLLENPQRNLLLLLLPAVTLGLGSAAVLTRYLRSSLSETLTQDYVRTAHAKGLTERQVTSKHALKNALIPYLTAFGLQLGGLLGGAVITEQIFSIPGFGRLLIDAVFTRDLPVIQGVVLVSAVAVFLVSFLVDLGYAAVDPRIRYH; encoded by the coding sequence GTGATTGCTTTTGCGCTGCGCCGCCTGCTCTCGGCCATTCCCACTTTGCTGATCGTCACCCTGATCGTCTTTGCGATGGTCAAGCTGCTGCCCGGCGATCCGGCCCGGCTGATTCTCGGACAGGAGGCCACGCCGCAGGCGCTCAATGAACTGCGCCGCTCGCTGGGGCTAGACCGCTCCTTGCCGCAGCAGTATTTCAGCTGGCTCACAGGCGCTTTGCGGCTCGACCTCGGCACCAGCCTGACCGACAACAGCAGCGTCAGCCACCTGATCGCCCAGAAGCTGCCGGTCACGCTGGAACTCTCGCTGTTTGCCATGCTGATCTCGCTGCTGATCTCGCTGCCCGCCGGAATTCTCAGCGCGGTGCGGCGCAACACCTGGATTGACCGGCTGCTGACGCTGCTGGCGCTGTCGGGCATCAGTTTGCCCAATTTCTTTTTGGGCATTTTGCTGATTTACTTGTTCAGCATCCGGTTGGCCTGGATTCCGGCGAGCGGTTACACCAGCTTGCTGGAAAATCCGCAGCGCAATCTGCTGCTGCTGCTCTTGCCCGCCGTCACGCTGGGCCTTGGCTCGGCAGCGGTACTGACGCGCTATCTGCGCTCCAGCTTAAGCGAAACGCTGACGCAAGACTATGTGCGAACCGCCCACGCCAAAGGCCTCACGGAGCGGCAAGTCACTTCCAAGCACGCCCTCAAAAACGCGCTGATTCCTTACCTGACGGCTTTTGGCCTGCAACTGGGCGGGCTGCTGGGCGGAGCGGTCATCACCGAGCAGATTTTTAGCATTCCCGGCTTCGGGCGGCTGCTGATTGACGCCGTGTTCACCCGCGATTTGCCGGTGATTCAGGGCGTGGTGCTGGTTTCAGCGGTGGCCGTGTTTCTGGTGAGTTTTTTGGTGGATTTGGGCTACGCGGCGGTAGACCCGCGCATTCGGTACCATTGA
- a CDS encoding ATP-binding protein — MNDLNTQKPFNAAADQAAQLITHLQGVTQALAAVRQQSEVFGIILNDALEALQGIAGTVLLVQDNRLYVAARRGHDEASVWQDGTLSDSRPGPDVLCSNTPLFFSGSGDLVRAYPQLEVHSGGVAAVASAVLPMVEDGQPLGVIVLDFREPHDFTHDEERFLLTLAGQCALALDRVRLSGSLERQVQGRTAELEAFVRFTELADGETDVLALAAHAGEVLSLLFPGCTSGYYALEDGAWKLKVYSRDLEADPDLLASLKAGLPLDTPVFAQSAQTGGPVFVEGWNPDKEQIAQTGAYQSVGTYPLSVSGSIQAVFVVGRRDTPHWTAHQRAVFHSVGRSLKLALERTEQTRQLKLQRDMLQASNEELEAFTYSVSHDLRTPVRHIIGFGGLLRRSLPGPLSEKTERYFGVIEAAAVHLNQLIDGILEISRTSRQPLKVGSVDLCRLVEMVRKELSAAAPDRHFSWKVAELPVVTGDADLLRRVVMALLSNAVKYTRTREQAVIEIWAEEQPQSWTVLVRDNGIGFGPQYQGKLFTMFQRLHHQEEYEGAGVDLANARRIVTRHGGTVMAQGRPGVGATFGFTLPKVAVQHEKTAL; from the coding sequence ATGAACGATCTCAATACACAGAAGCCCTTTAACGCTGCTGCGGATCAAGCGGCGCAGCTGATCACCCACCTTCAGGGTGTGACGCAGGCGCTGGCCGCCGTTCGCCAGCAAAGTGAGGTCTTCGGCATTATCCTGAACGACGCGCTGGAAGCCCTTCAGGGCATCGCCGGAACCGTTTTGCTGGTACAGGACAACCGGCTGTACGTCGCGGCCCGGCGGGGTCACGATGAAGCCAGCGTCTGGCAGGACGGCACGCTGAGCGACTCGCGCCCCGGCCCGGACGTTTTGTGTTCCAACACCCCGCTTTTCTTCAGCGGCAGCGGCGATCTGGTTCGGGCTTATCCCCAGCTCGAAGTCCACAGCGGCGGCGTGGCGGCGGTGGCCAGCGCGGTGTTGCCGATGGTCGAAGATGGTCAGCCGCTGGGCGTGATCGTGCTGGACTTCCGCGAGCCGCACGACTTCACCCATGATGAGGAGCGCTTCCTCCTGACGCTGGCCGGGCAGTGCGCTCTGGCACTCGACCGGGTGCGGCTCTCGGGGAGTTTGGAGCGCCAAGTGCAGGGCCGCACCGCCGAACTCGAAGCCTTCGTGCGTTTTACTGAACTGGCCGACGGAGAGACGGACGTGCTGGCTCTGGCGGCGCACGCCGGAGAGGTGCTGAGCCTGCTTTTTCCCGGTTGCACCAGCGGTTACTACGCTCTAGAAGACGGAGCCTGGAAACTCAAGGTCTACAGCCGCGATCTGGAAGCTGACCCAGACCTTCTGGCCTCGCTCAAGGCTGGGCTGCCGCTGGACACGCCGGTGTTTGCTCAGTCGGCGCAAACCGGCGGCCCGGTGTTTGTCGAGGGCTGGAACCCGGACAAAGAGCAGATTGCCCAGACCGGGGCCTACCAGAGTGTCGGCACCTATCCGTTGTCGGTCAGCGGCAGCATCCAAGCGGTCTTCGTGGTGGGCCGCAGAGACACTCCGCACTGGACGGCCCACCAGCGAGCGGTGTTTCATTCGGTGGGCCGCAGTCTCAAACTGGCCCTCGAGCGTACCGAGCAGACCCGGCAGCTGAAGCTGCAGCGCGACATGCTTCAGGCGTCCAACGAGGAACTCGAAGCCTTTACCTACTCAGTTTCGCACGATCTGCGCACGCCGGTGCGGCACATCATCGGTTTTGGCGGCCTGCTGCGCCGCTCACTGCCGGGGCCGCTGAGCGAGAAAACGGAGCGCTACTTTGGCGTCATCGAAGCTGCCGCCGTCCACCTCAACCAGCTGATCGACGGTATCTTGGAGATCTCGCGCACCTCCCGGCAACCCCTCAAGGTGGGAAGTGTTGATCTTTGCCGGTTGGTTGAGATGGTTCGCAAAGAGCTGAGCGCGGCCGCCCCAGACCGGCACTTCAGCTGGAAAGTCGCTGAGCTGCCGGTGGTCACGGGCGACGCTGATCTGCTGCGGCGGGTGGTGATGGCCCTGCTGAGCAACGCGGTGAAGTACACCCGCACCCGTGAGCAGGCCGTCATCGAGATCTGGGCTGAGGAGCAGCCGCAGAGCTGGACGGTGCTGGTGCGCGACAACGGAATAGGCTTCGGGCCGCAGTACCAGGGCAAGCTGTTTACGATGTTCCAGCGCCTGCACCATCAGGAGGAGTATGAGGGAGCAGGGGTGGATCTGGCGAATGCCCGGCGGATCGTGACCCGGCACGGCGGTACGGTGATGGCACAGGGCCGCCCTGGCGTGGGGGCCACCTTCGGCTTCACCTTGCCCAAAGTCGCCGTCCAGCATGAGAAAACTGCTCTCTAG